The region CGCGCCTGGATAACGCCCTGAATTCGGGTCAGCAGTTTGTCGATAAGCTGCTGCTTAACGGCAGGCATCTCGCCGTCGCGCTGGATAAGACAGGCTTTGGAGCGGTAAATCACCTCTACTTCGCGCAGGCCGTTGGCCTCAAGGGTCGCGCCGGTGGAGACTAAATCGCAGATGGCGTCGGCAAGCCCGGCGCGCGGGGCGACCTCCACCGAGCCGTTCAGCAGGCAGGATTTAAACTGTACGCCTTTCTGATCGAGATAACGCTTGAGCAGGTGCGGGTAAGACGTGGCGATACGTTTGTTATTCAGGCTTTCCGGGCCTTCCCAGATATCGTCCACCGGCGTGGCGAGCGAGAGACGGCAACCGCCGAAGTCGAGACGACGCAGCGTGTAGTAACGCGGGTCGTCGCCCTGCGCGCGGCGGGTGAGCAGCTCTTCTTCCAGCACGTTTTCGCCGATGATGCCGAGATCGACCACGCCATCCATCACCAGGCCCGGAATATCGTCATCGCGCACGCGCAGGATATCGATCGGCATATTCTCCGCCAGCGCAATCAGACGCTGGGTGTGGAGATTAATTTTTATGCCGCAACGGGCCAGCAGTTCGCGTGAATCATCGCTTAAACGGCCTGATTTCTGAATAGCTATGCGTAAACGGTTGTTGTCTGTCATCTCGCCTTATCCTTGTTTTCTCGTGAAATTCGCCTGCAAACGCCCAATAAAAAAAGCCCCCGGAAGTGTGATCTTCCGGGGGCTCTCTTAGCGTTCATGCACCACTGGAAGATCCGATCGTCTTCCAGCACACATCGCCTGAAAGACTAATCAGGATGATGGTGATGGTGATGGTTGTTAAACTGAACGCGTGTCATAAAATTCTCTTGATGAATGCTTATTCAAACCTGTCTTAACCGTAAACCATACCGGGCAGAGAAGGCAAGGGCTTTTTTTCATCATTAAAACCTTTCATATTCATTACATGAATTGTCAGCCTGCGGCGGCTGGCGTAGCCTGAAAAGACGCAGGCGTAAACGGAGCAGGAGAACGAGATGAAAAAGGTCGCGATTGTCGGATTAGGATGGCTGGGGATGCCGCTGGCGCTCGCGCTTAACGCCCGTGGCTGGCAGGTCGCTGGCAGTAAA is a window of Cronobacter muytjensii ATCC 51329 DNA encoding:
- the hisG gene encoding ATP phosphoribosyltransferase, whose product is MTDNNRLRIAIQKSGRLSDDSRELLARCGIKINLHTQRLIALAENMPIDILRVRDDDIPGLVMDGVVDLGIIGENVLEEELLTRRAQGDDPRYYTLRRLDFGGCRLSLATPVDDIWEGPESLNNKRIATSYPHLLKRYLDQKGVQFKSCLLNGSVEVAPRAGLADAICDLVSTGATLEANGLREVEVIYRSKACLIQRDGEMPAVKQQLIDKLLTRIQGVIQARESKYIMLHAPTERLDEVIALLPGAERPTILPLAGDQQRVAMHMVSSETLFWETMEKLKALGASSILVLPIEKMME
- the hisL gene encoding his operon leader peptide, whose translation is MTRVQFNNHHHHHHPD